Proteins encoded together in one Chryseobacterium taklimakanense window:
- the pheA gene encoding prephenate dehydratase, translating to MRIAFLGPEASFTSLAAGQVFPTDELIPKYSIRDCFLAVKNGECEKAVVPLENSIEGTVSMTLDYLYDFKGIFIETEIVMPISHQLMVHPQHNDFAKILSHPQALAQCFHFLEENYRGIPRQDYHSTSASAKYISEHPEEKTAAIANHYAAKLYGLKILNKNIQDFEQNHTKFIAISLANNQLKLDFEKKSEKTSLLITLPEDHAGGLHQVLSVFAWRKMNLSKIESRTLKKNLGNYFFFINVASEWDPIHSVNALEELKSIGAEVDFLGHYDEYLLNG from the coding sequence ATGAGGATAGCATTTCTTGGGCCTGAAGCATCATTCACTTCATTAGCTGCCGGGCAGGTTTTTCCAACGGATGAGTTAATTCCCAAATATAGTATCCGCGACTGTTTCCTGGCCGTGAAAAATGGAGAATGCGAAAAAGCCGTCGTTCCGCTGGAAAATTCGATAGAAGGAACTGTTTCCATGACTTTGGATTATCTCTACGATTTTAAAGGTATTTTTATTGAAACCGAGATTGTCATGCCGATTTCGCACCAGCTGATGGTTCATCCTCAACATAATGATTTTGCAAAAATTTTGTCCCATCCACAAGCCCTTGCTCAGTGTTTTCATTTCTTGGAGGAGAATTATAGAGGCATTCCAAGACAGGATTATCATTCCACTTCAGCGTCGGCAAAATATATTTCTGAACATCCCGAAGAGAAAACCGCAGCGATCGCCAATCATTACGCGGCAAAACTTTATGGCTTGAAAATTTTGAATAAGAATATTCAGGATTTTGAGCAAAACCACACGAAATTTATCGCCATCAGCTTAGCAAACAACCAGTTGAAACTGGATTTTGAAAAAAAATCTGAAAAAACTTCGCTGCTCATCACCCTTCCGGAAGACCATGCCGGCGGTTTGCATCAGGTTTTATCGGTTTTTGCCTGGCGCAAAATGAATCTTTCAAAAATTGAAAGCCGCACATTAAAGAAAAATCTGGGGAATTATTTTTTTTTCATCAATGTTGCCAGTGAATGGGACCCGATTCATTCTGTAAATGCCCTCGAGGAACTGAAAAGCATCGGCGCAGAGGTCGATTTTCTGGGCCATTACGATGAATATCTTTTAAACGGGTAA